AGGTCGCGTTGCGCATAAGCGCGGGCGATCATGGTCGGGAGGGGCTTGATGGGCCGTTTGCAGCACGATCGAGACCGCCGGGCGGGTGTGTCGCAGGGCCTTACCGTCACGATCGCAGGCTTCCTGCCGATGATCGCCGTGGTCTCGATGTTCCCCGCGGTTCCGTCGATCATCGACCACTTTCAGGGCGATCCGACGGCGACCTGGAAAGTGCCATGGATGGTCACCGCGCCGGGTCTCGCGATCGCGGTGATCGCACCATTCGCCGGCGCGCTGATCGATCGCTTCGGTCGCCGCGCGATGGTCGTGTGGTCCACGCTGCTGTATGCGATCGCGGGGACCGCCCCGTTCCTTTTGACCAATCTCGATGCGATGTTCATGTCGCGCCTTGCGCTTGGTATCGCAGAGGCGGCCATCCTGACGACGGTCAACACGCTGATCGCTGACTATTGGGATGAGGGGGGACGCCGGCGCTGGCTCAGTATCCAGGGGATGATCGGTCCGCTCGTGGGCAGCGCGGTAATCCTGGGGGCCGGCTATCTGACGGCGATGCGATGGAACGGGGTGTTCCTGATCTACTTGGCCGCATTCCCGATTTTCCTGGCGATGCTCGCCTTCGTCTTCGAGCCGGCTGTCGACACGTCGCACGCGGCAGCGGGGGAGGCGCTGCGGGACAAGCCCGCCTT
This is a stretch of genomic DNA from Sphingomonas sp. Y38-1Y. It encodes these proteins:
- a CDS encoding MFS transporter, whose translation is MGRLQHDRDRRAGVSQGLTVTIAGFLPMIAVVSMFPAVPSIIDHFQGDPTATWKVPWMVTAPGLAIAVIAPFAGALIDRFGRRAMVVWSTLLYAIAGTAPFLLTNLDAMFMSRLALGIAEAAILTTVNTLIADYWDEGGRRRWLSIQGMIGPLVGSAVILGAGYLTAMRWNGVFLIYLAAFPIFLAMLAFVFEPAVDTSHAAAGEALRDKPAFPVNKIALIGAVTLLSSIIYYVYAVNGGLAFREVGVQSSDELGRITFLPSLGVSVGAGIFWLVGKRRLEVAFVLMLALVGGGLCLIGVAPDWQWMAAGVVFQQTGVGMMIPTLITWAQRDLPAAHRGRGMGVWTGCFFLGQFLSPPIVTLMKSATGSMQGTFAVAGLAAFAGMLVAIAALLRRESAIGAAVAPN